In Sphingomonas sp. SUN019, the genomic window GGGTGCTGTCGGCGCTGAAAGGAAAGAAGCCGAGAAGTCCGGCCTGAAGGGCTGTTTGTTTTGAAGACGGCACCAGCCCGCTCCCCCACCCGGCCTCCCACAGCATATCCTGAATGGGAGGTCGGGTGGGGGAGCGGGCTGGTGCCGTCTTACCAAAAAGGTGGTGCCCGAGGGCGGATTCGAACCACCGACACTGCGATTTTCAGTCGCATGCTCTACCAACTGAGCTACTCGGGCACACGGCCTTGCGGCCGGGAGCGGTTCCCCTAGTCGCGGTCTTCGCCGCTGTCCAGACTGTTCTCCAGCCCGGCTTGATCGGCCGGCGGTCCGGGGATGCGATAGCCTTCGCCCAGCCATTGCAGCAGATCGCGATCGCGGCAGCCGCGGCTGCAGAATGGGTTGTGCTCTGGCGCGGTCGGCGCGCGGCACACGGGGCATTTCGTCTTCGTCATGTGTCGAACATAGGGGTTCGCCCGGTCCGGCGCACGAGGTCTGCCAGCCAGTCGGCGCGAGCCTCGATCCGCGCGCGGACCGCGGGCGGCAGGCGGTGGGTGTTGGGCGCGGTTGGCGGGGTTCGCTCGATCGTGCGCAGCGCGGCGCGGGCGGCCGAGGCGACGGGATCGGCGCGGAGCAGTTCGGGGAGCGAGGCGCGCAGCCGCGGACGGACGATCTGGAGGAAGCCGAAGCCATTCATCGCGGTGCGCTCGGACGGCTGGGGAAGATGCGCATCGATCGCCGCGGCGACCGCCTGACGCGGGGCCTTCCCGGCGAGCGTGGGGAAATCGACGCCGATCGAACCGCCGATGTCGTGCCGCACGATCGCCTGCGCCACCGCCATCGCGGCGCGTTCGGCGAGCAGCTCCAGCGGGCCATCGCCATCGACGTCGAACAGGATCATCGCAGGCGTCGGGGTCATGCGCAATGCGCCGCCCGCGAACGCGATCTCGCCGGTCAGCGCCTCGTCGAGCACTTCGGACCAGCCCGCCGCCTCCAGCACGTCGGGTTCGTGCGCCCGCAGGTCGCGGACCGCGCCGTCGAGACGGTCGCGTAAGCGTGGTCCGGGTGTTGGGTCGCGCTCGCTAAGCACCGCCTTGGCGCGCTTGGGGCGGCCGTGTTCGGGGATCGCCTCGCGGACGATCTCGACGGTCATGCGCTGGCCTTGCGTCACGCCGGATGGTGCGCGGTCGAGCAGGACTTCCACGCCGTCGTCGAGCGTCACGATCGTACGATCGGTCAGCTTGCCCGTGACGACCTCGCCGAGCCGGTGCGCGGTGTCGACCAGTTCGATCCGCGCCTGAACGATGCGGTCATCGTCGATCAGCGCGGCGCGCGCCTCGCCGATACCGTCCTCATACAGCCATTCAGGCATAAACGCCCGCCGCCGCGAGCAGCGCGCGGGTTTCGAACAGGGGCAAGCCCACCACGCCGGAATGCGAGCCGGAGAGGAAACGGACAAACGCCTCGGCGCGGCCCTGGATCGCGTAGCCGCCCGCTTTGCCAAGGCCCTCGCCGCACGCGACATATTGGTCGATCTCCGCGGCCGAGAGCGGCTTGAATGCGACGATCGTGTCGGACAGGCGGGTGCGGACTTTGCCGTCGGCCGCGATCACGCACACCGCGGACAAGGCGTGATGGCGGCGGCCGGAGAGCTTCGTCAGCAGGTCGCGCTGGACCGCCTCTGTCTCGGCCGGGGGCAGAATGCGGCGGCCGAGCGCGATCGTCGTGTCGCCTGCGATCACCACTTCGTCGGGCGCGCGCTCCACCGCCGCGGCCTTTTCGACCGCGAGGCGTAGCGCATAGACGCGCGGCAGTTCGCCCTTCAGCGGCGCTTCGTCGATCGCGGGCGCGGCGATGCGCGTCGGCACGATGCCGATCCGCGCGAGCAGCTCGCGGCGGCGCGGGGATGACGATGCTAAAACAAGCCGGTTTTCGGGCGGCATCCGCCGCCGCCCTTATTGCGGGCCGGGGCCGCCGCGGCCAGGCATGAAGCGATAGGTGATCCGCCCCTTGGTCAGGTCGTAGGGGGTCAGTTCGACGAGCACTTCGTCGCCGACCAGCACGCGGATGCGGTTCTTGCGCATCTTGCCTGCGGTATGGCCGAGGATTTCGTGATCGTTCTCCAGCTTTACGCGGAACATCGCATTGGGCAGCAGTTCGACCACCTGCCCACGCATTTCGAGAAGTTCTTCTTTCGCCAAGCAGTGTCTCTTTCGGGTTCGGACGCGTGGCGCGCCCTTAGCGGAACGCCTGTGAAAAGGGAAGCGAGGGGGCCGGGAGCGGGCAAGGGTTCCGAAGGTTCCGGGAAACGGTGCTTTCGCGCCTTCCCTCTGCGCCCAAGGAAATGGTGTCGCTGGGCGTGCGAGACAAGCTGCCGGGCCGAAGGTCACGGCGCGTCCGCGTTGCGCGCACGGCGACGGGCGACGCGGACGTTGGCGCGGACGCCGGTGGTGGCCAGCGGGTTCACCAGCGCCTCATACCGGCCGAACAGATGTTCGACGCGGTCGCGGTCCGACGCGAACGGGGAGGGGCGATAGAGTTTGTCAACGGCCGCATCGAGCGCGTGATGCGCGCGGCGGAGATCGGCGGGCATCGTGTCGGGATCGTAAAGGTCGGCCAGACTGGCGGTCGGATGCGCGGCGCGCGCGTCGAGCACGGCTTGCGCGAGGGCCTCGATCTTCGTGCGTTGCGCCGGGGTGGCATCGGGCCACGGGAAGGTGTTATAGACGAGGCCAATCGAATAGCGAAAATCGCTCTTGAGACGACCACCGATGTGGCTGAGCCAAGCCATATGCGCTCGACTATTGAAAAAAGCAAAGTGCCACAGTGACGCGCCGGCCAAGCAAAGAGCGGCGTCACTCGGAATTATTGGTGGCTCCAACCACCCGATCGGCACATATTCTCGACGCTCCGAACTAACTCTTGGGATTAGCAAAAATGGCTCTGTTGGCAATAGATTAATATGATATGTTGTAGGCGTCTTGGCCAGTACTTGTGTTGGAGGACTTTTACTTTTTTCTCGGAATGAACGGACTGACGAGATACGATCAACGACGTGTGGCATACGTCTCAATCGGTCGGGCTTTGCTTCGTGCAGGGCCAGAATCCAGCGTTGCGTTCCGTTTATGAACTCTTCTGCGCCAACAAATGGCCGCATAAGGTCAGCCGCTTCGGGCTCGATATCCAGAAACTGACGACGTTCTGAAGAAGTGAAAATGAAATTACCGCCATCGATTGGCTTCGAGCCGATCACTAGCCGAGGGGCATCGTTGATCGGTCGACCTTCCTCCCTCACTACTAAATGTTGATTCGCAACGCCGCGAGCATCAAACAAATACGCCGTCAGCGCCTCATGCCGACTCTCGATCGGATCGCGGCGGATATCGGGATAGCTGAACAGCCGTTTCTCGTTCGGCTCGTTATCGCGGTGCGTCAGTCCGATGACTACGACATGGACGTGCGCCTTGCCGCGGGCCTCGCTGCCCCAACTGAAGGTGCGGTGCGCGAACGAGATTTCGAGATGGAAGCGTTCGAACAGGATCGGCCACAATTGCGCGACCTGTTCGCCTTGACTGATCGAATTGGTTGCAACGAAGGCGACGCGTATTTCGCTGTTCGCTGTTCGCTGTTCGCTGTTCGCTGTTCGCTGTTGTGTATGCTTATCCGCGGCGCGCAACCACTAATATACGCCCCCGCCTTGATAAACCAGGCCGCGACGAAATCGAGCGTTCCGCCGCTGCCGCCCAGCCCGGCGATCGCGCGGACCTGCGCGCGTTGTTCGGGGGTCTGGAACTTGGCGCCGACGAACGGCGGGTTGCCCATGATGTAGTGCAGTTTTTCGGGCGCGATCAGGCTGGACCAGTCCGCCTCCAACGCATCGGCGTGCAAGATGTGCGCGGAATTCTTCAGCGGGATGCGCGCCGAATTGCCCTGAAACGCTGCGTTGTAATCGTTGTTGGCCAGGTGATCGGCCATCCACATCGCCACCTCTGCGATGCGCGCGGGAAATTCCTCGATCTCGATGCCATGGAATTGTTCGACCGTGACGCGGCTGAGCAGCACGGCGTCGATCTGTTGCGTAGGGTACAGCGCCTTCAGGCAATCGAGTTCCAGCCGCCGGATCTCGCGATAGGCGACGACCAGGAAATTGCCGCAGCCACAGGCGGGATCGAGGAAGGTGAGGCGCGACAGTTTCGCCTGATATTCAAGCAATGCGGCATCGCGCCCGGTGCGGCGCGCGATCAGCTTGTCGAGTTCGGCGCGCAGGTCGTCCAGGAACAGCGGCCCGATGACCTTCATGATATTGGCTTCGGACGTGTAGTGCGCGCCCTTTGCGCGCCGTTCCTTCGCGTCCATCACCGACTGGAACAGCGACCCGAAGATCGCCGGGCTGACCCCGGTCCAGTCGTGGCGGCACGCGTCGATCAACTGCCGGCGCATCTTCGCATCGAAGACGGGCGTGCGCAGCCGCCCGGAGAACAGCTGACCGTTGATATAGGGAAAGGCGTTCAATTCCCCCGACAGACCGGTCTGGCGATCGTCCTCATGCGTGTCGAGGACGTCGAACAGCTCCATCAGGATGCGGCCGGTGTCGCTGCCGTCCTCCCGCGTGTCGTTCTGCAGCAGTTCTAGGAAGATGTCCTTGGGCTGGAAGATGCCGGTGTCGTCGGCGAACATGCAGAACAGCAGACGGACCAGCAGTTGCTCCAGCGCATGGCCGCGGTAGTTCGCCGCCTCCAGCGCGTCGTGGAGCAAACCCATCAGTTCGGCCGCCTTGATCGTCACCCCCGCCTGCGTTTCGAACGTGCGCTGGCGGCCGAGGACAAAGGCGAACGCCTCGATATGTTGGTGCAGGTCGGCAAGCGCGAAGCGGGTTTCCGCGCCGGTATCCAGATCGAGCAGCCGCCAGGTCTGGAAATCGCATGTCAGGACATGGCGCGGCTGTTCGGCGGGCGGGATGCCGTCGATGTAGTCCAGCGCCTGCACGCCCGCGCGATCCAGGTCGAGCCGCGCGCTTTTCTGTTCGATCAACAGGGTGCGCGGCCAGAACAGGTCCATGAAGCCGTGCTTGTTGTTCAGCAGCTTCACACGTTGTTCGCAGGTGGCGACGCGCCGGCGCTTCACGCCGAAGATGTCGAAGAAATCATTGTAGAAGGACTGGGTTTCGCCCTTCTCATAATGCGCGCCCTGCCATTCTTCGCTGAACGCGCGGGCGCGGCGCTTGATCTCGTCCCAACCCAGCCGCATCGCACGTCCCCTTGAGCGCGCTATGTGCCGAGGATTCCGGGCAAAGAAAAGCCCCGCCCGGTGGTCACCGGACGGGGCTCGCGGGTCGTACGCTCCCCCCGAGCGTTACAACCCGTAGCTGAGCCGCACGTACCCGAACCGGCCGGGCACGTCGTAGGTGGTCGGATCGTAGTTCGGACCGGCGCACGAGAAGCACGCGGGCGGATCGGTGTCGAACACGTTGTTCAGGCCGAGCGTCAGCCCGAACCTTTCCTCCATCCAGCTCGGCCGGAACGTCACCTGCGCATCGCCGTAGAAGCGGCTTTTCAGCTCGCGGCCGTTCTGGTTTTCGATCACGTTGTCGATGTATCGACCGGTCAGCGCCAGCGCCACGGGGCCGATGTCCCAGTCGATCGTCGCCTGCCCCTTGAAGTTGGGATAGGCCTGATCGAGCGGGTCGGCGCCGCGTTCGGTGCCGGTATAGTCGGTCACCGTCACGCCGTTGGTCGCGGGCACGGTTTCCTTGTAGCTCAGCAGGTAATTGCCGCTGACCGACAGGCCGAACGTGCCGACGCCCGTCTCACGCGTGCGCAGCGTGAAGGTGAAGTCGATCCCGTCGGTTTCGATCCGGCCGATGTTCAGCAGGACCGCGTTGATGTTCGAGATGAACCCGTTCTGCGTGCGGTTGACGGCGGCGCAGGACAGGGGATCGCCAGTCAGCACGCAACGGCTGAGCAGCACGCTGCCCGGGATCGACGAAATCGCGCCGTCCACGGTGATGTCGTAATAATTCACCTCCAGGCTGAGCGCGCTGGCGAAGCCGTTGCGCGCCCACGTCGGGCTGTACACGCCGCCGTAGATCCAGGTTTCGGCCTTTTCGGGTTGCAGGCCTGAGTTGCCGCCGGTCAGCAGCGCGATCTGCCCGCCCTGCGGTTCGGTGTAGCTGCCGTTGGCCGGCACGCCGTTGGCGATGCAGTTCGTGCGCACGGTCGCATTGCTTTGGAACAACCCGCCCGGCGCGCTGGTGCACGGGTCGTCGAGCGGCTGATCGAAGCGCGACTGCGCGCCGAACAATTCGCCGATCGAGGCTGCGCGATAGCTTTCGGCATAGGAAGCACGCAGCAGCAGGTCCGACACCGGCTTCCACAAGACGCTGCCCGACAGGACCGTGTTGCTGCCGAAGGTCGAAAAATCCGAGTAGCGCACCGCGCCGCTCAGTTCGACCAGGTTCAGGAATGGGACGTCCTTGATCAGCGGCAGGCGAAGCTCGCCATAGACTTCGTTGACCTTGAACGCGCCGCGCGCGGCCTGCGCCGGAATGTCCGAGCCCAGCCCGGCCTGGATGACCGGATCGGGGGTGAAGCTGCCCTGTTGATAGCGGTGCTCATATCCCGCCGCGACGCCGATCGGGCCGCCCGGCAGATCGAACAATTCGCCCGACACGTTGAAGGTGTAATCCTCCAGCCGCTGCTGGCTGCGCGAACGCTCGTCGAACGCCACGAAGCCCAGCATCGCAGGCGTGATCGATCCCTGACCGCCGAACACGTTGAACGGCACGCACGCTCCGGTGCACTGGCTGAGCGGTCCCAGCGCCTGCTGCAGCCGTGCGGCGTTGATGTTGCCGGTGAACAATTGCTTCGCGTCGTTCCAGCCGAGCACGACGTTAGCGTCGTAATACCAGTTCCTGCCGAACAGGTCGAACTTGCCGTCGACCGTGCCGGTCACCGACATCGTATCGACCGTCTGGTTATAGGTCCGCTGGCCGTTCTCGGTCACGCGGCGTGCGATGAACGAATAGGTCGCGGGCTGGCCGTTGGTGC contains:
- a CDS encoding DNA gyrase inhibitor YacG, with protein sequence MTKTKCPVCRAPTAPEHNPFCSRGCRDRDLLQWLGEGYRIPGPPADQAGLENSLDSGEDRD
- a CDS encoding ribonuclease, which encodes MPEWLYEDGIGEARAALIDDDRIVQARIELVDTAHRLGEVVTGKLTDRTIVTLDDGVEVLLDRAPSGVTQGQRMTVEIVREAIPEHGRPKRAKAVLSERDPTPGPRLRDRLDGAVRDLRAHEPDVLEAAGWSEVLDEALTGEIAFAGGALRMTPTPAMILFDVDGDGPLELLAERAAMAVAQAIVRHDIGGSIGVDFPTLAGKAPRQAVAAAIDAHLPQPSERTAMNGFGFLQIVRPRLRASLPELLRADPVASAARAALRTIERTPPTAPNTHRLPPAVRARIEARADWLADLVRRTGRTPMFDT
- a CDS encoding nucleoside triphosphate pyrophosphatase, which produces MPPENRLVLASSSPRRRELLARIGIVPTRIAAPAIDEAPLKGELPRVYALRLAVEKAAAVERAPDEVVIAGDTTIALGRRILPPAETEAVQRDLLTKLSGRRHHALSAVCVIAADGKVRTRLSDTIVAFKPLSAAEIDQYVACGEGLGKAGGYAIQGRAEAFVRFLSGSHSGVVGLPLFETRALLAAAGVYA
- the infA gene encoding translation initiation factor IF-1, with the protein product MAKEELLEMRGQVVELLPNAMFRVKLENDHEILGHTAGKMRKNRIRVLVGDEVLVELTPYDLTKGRITYRFMPGRGGPGPQ
- a CDS encoding type IIL restriction-modification enzyme MmeI, encoding MLDARAAHPTASLADLYDPDTMPADLRRAHHALDAAVDKLYRPSPFASDRDRVEHLFGRYEALVNPLATTGVRANVRVARRRARNADAP
- a CDS encoding DNA methyltransferase, which gives rise to MRLGWDEIKRRARAFSEEWQGAHYEKGETQSFYNDFFDIFGVKRRRVATCEQRVKLLNNKHGFMDLFWPRTLLIEQKSARLDLDRAGVQALDYIDGIPPAEQPRHVLTCDFQTWRLLDLDTGAETRFALADLHQHIEAFAFVLGRQRTFETQAGVTIKAAELMGLLHDALEAANYRGHALEQLLVRLLFCMFADDTGIFQPKDIFLELLQNDTREDGSDTGRILMELFDVLDTHEDDRQTGLSGELNAFPYINGQLFSGRLRTPVFDAKMRRQLIDACRHDWTGVSPAIFGSLFQSVMDAKERRAKGAHYTSEANIMKVIGPLFLDDLRAELDKLIARRTGRDAALLEYQAKLSRLTFLDPACGCGNFLVVAYREIRRLELDCLKALYPTQQIDAVLLSRVTVEQFHGIEIEEFPARIAEVAMWMADHLANNDYNAAFQGNSARIPLKNSAHILHADALEADWSSLIAPEKLHYIMGNPPFVGAKFQTPEQRAQVRAIAGLGGSGGTLDFVAAWFIKAGAYISGCAPRISIHNSEQRTANSEQRTAKYASPSLQPIRSVKANRSRNCGRSCSNASISKSRSRTAPSVGAARPAARRTSMS
- a CDS encoding TonB-dependent receptor domain-containing protein, with amino-acid sequence MRVTKSIVRSGVAATALIAGLSAAPAFAQAAPTEDPATLESQEVVVTGSRIRRDPLDNPSPVVTIDSAAVAKTGLSSIADVLQRIPASSGGLNTKFNNSGNLGNPPDGGGVGAGSAAIDLRYLGSKRTLVLVDGLRYVNGASASGIPGTVDLNSIPDVMIERVEVLQSAASALYGTDAIGGVVNIITKSGQKGFRASAQYGQYLKEDDGATQNYQLSWGGGTDRVHLDVGGFYTKQDSVRTRDRAISQFPNPGQTSCTDAVGGCSSAAVNGRIVFNTGNPSLPAGGSVTVRNPPLNGRGVYDPTLVGGDFRAFTNSDRFNFAPFNYFLTPNERYGTFANARAEFSEAFNVRVKAVWNHRQSQNQAAFLPLFLGPDAGNGNLLDTVSIDATNPFNPFGITLNSGTNGQPATYSFIARRVTENGQRTYNQTVDTMSVTGTVDGKFDLFGRNWYYDANVVLGWNDAKQLFTGNINAARLQQALGPLSQCTGACVPFNVFGGQGSITPAMLGFVAFDERSRSQQRLEDYTFNVSGELFDLPGGPIGVAAGYEHRYQQGSFTPDPVIQAGLGSDIPAQAARGAFKVNEVYGELRLPLIKDVPFLNLVELSGAVRYSDFSTFGSNTVLSGSVLWKPVSDLLLRASYAESYRAASIGELFGAQSRFDQPLDDPCTSAPGGLFQSNATVRTNCIANGVPANGSYTEPQGGQIALLTGGNSGLQPEKAETWIYGGVYSPTWARNGFASALSLEVNYYDITVDGAISSIPGSVLLSRCVLTGDPLSCAAVNRTQNGFISNINAVLLNIGRIETDGIDFTFTLRTRETGVGTFGLSVSGNYLLSYKETVPATNGVTVTDYTGTERGADPLDQAYPNFKGQATIDWDIGPVALALTGRYIDNVIENQNGRELKSRFYGDAQVTFRPSWMEERFGLTLGLNNVFDTDPPACFSCAGPNYDPTTYDVPGRFGYVRLSYGL